From a single Phragmites australis chromosome 7, lpPhrAust1.1, whole genome shotgun sequence genomic region:
- the LOC133923605 gene encoding uncharacterized protein LOC133923605, translating to MASLVGAPEGVLTLDEADDGRCLDIFALCGVSIKKAGSSSAPTASREACLAYHAVGLFALTLRKGGATEILDQSFLILSRTLRLAASTDALVVVAALDCIAVVTFAGALVTEQAEPERSLKAIWDVIFPSRSSGSPKTKSTQLVAAAVSACTFLITTVTVTDAQRKADRAAWNATIASLAGLLEANDRTIRMTVGEALAVCVELNLTQHTSRKDMEALRQSRQINNKRRDKEMRIDRDMAWEAKNASEQRLGCYRSLVDTKMKCLITKLLLAYRNCD from the coding sequence ATGGCGTCGCTGGTCGGCGCGCCCGAGGGGGTCTTGACCCTCGACGAAGCCGACGACGGCAGGTGCCTCGACATCTTCGCCCTCTGCGGCGTCTCCATCAAGAAggccggctcctcctccgcccccACGGCCAGCAGGGAGGCCTGCCTCGCGTACCACGCCGTCGGCCTCTTCGCGCTCACGCTCCGCAAGGGCGGCGCGACGGAGATTCTGGACCAGTCGTTCCTGATACTCTCCAGGACGCTCCGGCTAGCGGCGTCCACGGACGCGTTGGTGGTGGTCGCCGCGCTCGACTGCATCGCCGTAGTCACCTTCGCCGGCGCACTGGTCACGGAGCAAGCGGAGCCGGAGCGGTCGCTCAAGGCCATCTGGGACGTAATCTTCCCCAGCCGGAGCTCAGGATCTCCCAAGACGAAGAGCACCCAGTTGGTGGCCGCGGCCGTGTCCGCGTGCACGTTCCTCATCACCACCGTCACCGTCACGGATGCGCAGCGGAAGGCGGACCGCGCCGCCTGGAACGCGACCATCGCGTCCCTCGCGGGTCTCCTCGAGGCCAATGACCGCACTATCAGGATGACCGTCGGCGAGGCGCTCGCCGTGTGCGTGGAGCTCAACCTGACGCAGCACACCTCGCGCAAGGACATGGAGGCGCTGCGGCAATCTCGTCAGATCAACAACAAGAGGAGGGACAAAGAGATGAGGATAGACCGCGACATGGCATGGGAGGCGAAGAACGCTTCAGAGCAGCGGCTTGGTTGTTACAGGAGCTTGGTTGACACCAAGATGAAGTGTTTAATTACTAAGCTGTTGCTCGCTTATCGCAATTGTGACTGA
- the LOC133924689 gene encoding GTP-binding protein YPTM2-like produces MNPEYDYLFKLLLIGDSGVGKSCLLLRFADDSYLDSYISTIGVDFKIRTVEQEGKTIKLQIWDTAGQERFRTITSSYYRGAHGIIIVYDVTDQESFNNVKQWLNEIDRYASDNVNKLLVGNKCDLTANKVVSYEAGKALADEMGIPFMETSAKNATNVEQAFMAMAASIKTRMASQPAAANARPPTVQIRGQPVNQKTSCCSS; encoded by the exons ATGAATCCCGAGTA CGATtacctcttcaagcttctgctTATTGGTGATTCCGGTGTTGGGAAGTCATGCTTACTCCTGCGATTTGCG GATGACTCATACCTGGACAGTTATATCAGCACAATTGGAGTTGATTTT AAAATACGCACAGTTGAGCAGGAGGGCAAGACCATCAAGCTTCAGATC TGGGATACTGCTGGGCAAGAACGTTTCAGGACAATTACCAGTAGCTACTACCGAGGAGCTCATGGCATTATC ATTGTGTATGATGTGACAGACCAAGAAAGCTTCAACAACGTAAAGCAATGGTTGAATGAAATTGACCGCTATGCAAGCGACAATGTAAACAAGCTCCTTGTTGGGAACAAATGCGACTTAACTGCAAACAAAGTTGTGTCATATGAAGCAGGCAAG GCGCTTGCTGATGAGATGGGCATCCCATTCATGGAGACCAGTGCCAAGAACGCTACTAATGTGGAGCAGGCTTTCATGGCTATGGCTGCGTCCATCAAGACCAG GATGGCTAGCCAACCGGCGGCAGCTAATGCCAGGCCGCCGACCGTGCAGATCCGTGGCCAGCCCGTCAACCAGAAGACGTCCTGCTGCTCTTCCTAG
- the LOC133924692 gene encoding protein WHAT'S THIS FACTOR 9, mitochondrial-like — translation MHRAPAWALPPHFLKHFARAVAARPRPPLRSQPGYRPPPRRPRSNPSTHASAAAMQKVRLKWVKNRGLDHLITRTTSIRASCLLLDHLARLPAASLVPARSLARLQKPLGLTVPVLRFLRRHPTLFAEQPHPRFPTLPSFSLTSASHTLLARLADASARDAHIRLARLLLLTRSRSLPLASVLPLRFDLGLPFNFAAAFPSSHPGTFAVANNRISLLSASGLPDGIAVSSLQRRHAAAIDAVTYRALSRPPSSSSAPLAFPMRFPRGYGGMKKVNAWMEEFHRLPYISPYDDASGIDPDSDIYEKRNVGLLHELLGLTVHKMVRRNAIRLLREELGLPHRFTRLFTRYPGVFYLSLKCKTTTVVLREGYERGKLVEQHPLAAMRDKVHYVMRTGVLYRGKGLSKLVLDDDGTEEDGALDGEEEFQGEGMDEDADVECFGMEIVDDDGPADDGEDEGDSDC, via the coding sequence ATGCATAGGGCACCCGCCTGGGCACTTCCTCCGCATTTCCTCAAACACTTCGcgcgcgccgtcgccgcccgcccTCGGCCCCCGCTCCGCTCCCAACCAGGCTACCGTCCTCCGCCGCGGCGTCCAAGGTCCAACCCGAGCACTCACGCCTCCGCGGCCGCGATGCAGAAGGTTCGGCTCAAGTGGGTGAAGAACCGTGGCCTGGACCACCTGATCACGCGCACCACCTCTATCCGCGCGTCCtgcctcctgctggaccacctcgcgcgcctccccgccgcctccctcGTGCCGGCGCGCTCCCTCGCGCGCCTCCAGAAGCCGCTCGGCCTCACGGTTCCTGTGCTCCGCTTCCTCCGCCGCCACCCCACTCTCTTCGCCGAGCAACCGCATCCGCGGTTCCCCACGCTGCcctccttctccctcacctCCGCCTCCCACACCCTCCTCGCCCGCCTCGCCGACGCCTCCGCACGCGACGCGCACATCCGCCTcgcgcgcctcctcctcctcacccgcTCCAGGTCGCTCCCGCTCGCGTCAGTCCTCCCGCTCcgcttcgacctcggcctgccgTTCAATTTCGCCGCGGCCTTCCCGTCCTCCCACCCTGGAACCTTCGCCGTCGCCAACAACCGCATCTCGCTACTCTCCGCATCCGGCCTCCCTGACGGCATTGCCGTCTCCTCGCTCCAGCGCCGCCATGCTGCGGCCATCGACGCTGTGACCTACCGCGCGCTGTCGCGGCCGCCTTCCTCGTCAAGCGCGCCACTCGCGTTCCCGATGCGGTTCCCGCGAGGGTACGGCGGGATGAAGAAGGTCAACGCCTGGATGGAGGAGTTCCACCGGCTTCCCTACATCTCGCCGTACGACGACGCGTCAGGGATCGACCCAGACAGCGACATCTACGAGAAGAGGAACGTCGGCTTGCTGCATGAGCTGCTCGGGCTGACGGTGCACAAGATGGTGCGCAGGAACGCGATCCGGCTGCTCCGGGAGGAGCTGGGCCTGCCGCACAGGTTCACGAGGCTCTTCACGCGGTATCCCGGGGTGTTTTACCTGTCGTTGAAGTGCAAGACAACGACGGTGGTGCTCAGAGAAGGGTACGAGAGAGGGAAGCTCGTGGAGCAGCATCCCCTCGCAGCGATGAGGGACAAGGTGCACTATGTGATGCGCACCGGGGTGCTGTACCGCGGGAAGGGCTTGTCCAAGCTTGTTCTGGATGACGATGGCACTGAGGAAGACGGTGCACTGGATGGAGAGGAGGAGTTTCAAGGGGAGGGGATGGATGAGGATGCTGATGTCGAATGCTTTGGAATGGAGATTGTGGATGATGACGGGCCTGCTGATGACGGGGAAGATGAAGGCGATAGTGATTGTTGA